The following are encoded together in the Leptospira langatensis genome:
- the pstA gene encoding phosphate ABC transporter permease PstA, whose translation MKWKKVRLKQSRVLKEKICTLLAMGIPMMATALILSAVVLMLGNIFYKGLPEISWEFLSASPKNNNLEGGIFPAIYGTVYLVFIMILFSIPIGTATGIFLSEYTRRDSKFAMTVRFAINTLAGVPSIVFGLFGVGFFIQFIGKGMDVVGGNTTPIWGKPALIWAAATLAILTLPVVIISVEETMRGIPREMRESSLALGATKWQTIWKLVLPNSVTGILTGAILAIGRGAGEVAPILFVGVVYSLPELPSHLSDQFMQLGYHLFVLATQSPDVDAALPKQYATTVVLLVLTFGMSFFATFLRYRIRKARGSAHI comes from the coding sequence TTGAAATGGAAAAAAGTCAGACTCAAGCAGAGTCGGGTCCTTAAAGAAAAGATCTGCACTCTTCTCGCAATGGGCATTCCCATGATGGCTACTGCGTTGATCCTTTCTGCCGTTGTTTTAATGCTCGGGAATATCTTTTACAAAGGACTCCCTGAGATCAGTTGGGAATTCCTAAGTGCATCTCCCAAGAACAATAACCTCGAAGGTGGGATCTTTCCAGCGATCTACGGTACCGTATATCTCGTTTTTATAATGATCTTATTCAGCATTCCGATCGGGACCGCGACCGGTATCTTCCTTTCGGAATATACCAGAAGGGATTCCAAATTCGCAATGACCGTCCGATTTGCGATCAATACCTTGGCTGGAGTTCCTTCCATCGTATTCGGTCTATTCGGAGTGGGATTCTTCATCCAATTTATCGGGAAGGGAATGGACGTTGTAGGAGGAAATACCACCCCAATTTGGGGCAAGCCTGCATTGATCTGGGCGGCAGCGACTCTCGCAATCCTCACTCTACCGGTTGTCATCATCTCCGTAGAGGAAACGATGAGAGGAATTCCAAGAGAAATGAGAGAATCTAGCCTAGCGTTAGGCGCAACTAAATGGCAGACTATCTGGAAACTTGTACTTCCGAATTCCGTAACAGGGATCCTGACTGGGGCCATTTTGGCGATAGGGAGAGGAGCCGGAGAAGTAGCACCCATCCTATTTGTGGGCGTGGTCTATTCCCTACCTGAACTACCCTCTCACCTCTCCGATCAGTTCATGCAATTAGGATATCATCTTTTCGTTCTAGCGACCCAATCGCCCGATGTGGACGCGGCCCTGCCGAAACAATATGCGACTACAGTTGTTCTGCTTGTTCTGACCTTCGGGATGAGCTTCTTTGCTACCTTCTTACGATATAGGATCCGTAAGGCAAGAGGCAGCGCTCACATATGA
- a CDS encoding carboxylate--amine ligase, whose product MLETQTEQDLLRQSDRMEFWPTWKLYLPLIPYIAFESLRSIRRGSITSLGFGSIAAANPGIPLGGLVGESKSEILKQIHSEAVLKFFPISSTSKNIESILDKMNLLGLEFPVILKPDSGQRGQGVRKISDRSALAQSLQESNVDLILQEFHPGPYEVGIFYYRFPSEKKGKIFSITRKVFPKLVGDGISSLQELVEDHPRFRLQAHVFQARFPEDWKKVPKSGESFLLSEAGNHCQGTLFLDGSEWITEKLTEAVDRISSSFSGFYFGRYDIRFSSLAEFLEGKGLHIVELNGVTSESTNLYDPRFSKRERYQILFRQWGILFRIARESNGKKAGLFPILKALYQFYFGGRVVSNLSS is encoded by the coding sequence ATGCTGGAAACCCAAACAGAACAAGACCTATTGCGACAATCGGATCGCATGGAGTTTTGGCCTACTTGGAAACTGTATCTTCCTCTGATCCCTTATATCGCGTTTGAATCCTTGAGATCGATCCGCAGAGGGTCCATTACATCTTTGGGTTTCGGCTCCATCGCTGCCGCGAATCCGGGAATTCCCCTGGGCGGGCTTGTTGGAGAATCCAAATCGGAGATCTTAAAACAAATCCATTCAGAGGCAGTGCTGAAATTCTTTCCAATCTCGAGCACATCCAAGAATATAGAAAGTATATTAGATAAAATGAATTTACTCGGCCTGGAATTTCCGGTCATTCTTAAACCGGATTCCGGACAAAGAGGACAGGGAGTGAGAAAGATAAGCGATCGCTCCGCACTTGCGCAATCACTCCAAGAATCGAATGTGGATCTGATCCTCCAAGAATTCCATCCCGGCCCGTATGAAGTAGGCATTTTTTATTACAGATTCCCGTCCGAGAAGAAAGGAAAGATCTTCTCTATCACAAGAAAAGTGTTCCCTAAACTAGTCGGAGACGGAATTTCCAGCTTACAAGAATTAGTAGAAGATCATCCTCGTTTTCGTCTCCAAGCTCATGTCTTCCAGGCCAGGTTCCCCGAAGATTGGAAGAAGGTTCCGAAATCCGGAGAATCCTTTCTGCTCTCGGAGGCAGGCAACCATTGCCAAGGAACGCTGTTCTTAGATGGGTCCGAATGGATCACCGAAAAATTAACCGAGGCCGTGGACCGGATCTCCTCTAGCTTTTCCGGATTCTATTTCGGCAGATACGATATACGATTCTCTTCCTTAGCCGAATTCTTAGAAGGTAAAGGCTTGCATATCGTGGAATTGAACGGAGTGACTTCCGAATCTACAAACCTATACGATCCTAGATTCTCTAAGAGAGAAAGATACCAGATCCTATTCAGACAATGGGGGATCTTATTTCGGATCGCAAGGGAATCAAACGGAAAGAAGGCAGGCCTCTTTCCCATCTTAAAAGCACTCTACCAATTCTATTTCGGAGGAAGAGTAGTATCTAATCTATCCAGCTGA
- a CDS encoding MBOAT family O-acyltransferase, with protein sequence MAIVVGASFYFYAYSDPWLLTLLLFSIFWNASIVYLIQLPDFESKKAVLGLGVVLNLSVLFFFKYSGLFAKTFLASSQGSDLHWIFLIPLPIGISFYTFHGISMVVDFYRMGPEILKERITYPNLLLKSSLYINFFPQLVAGPIVKAKEFFPQIQAKNFKDIPWISATKILILGYFLKTVIADNLNDLTFVIDFPYNSHHSSFALILLIFGYSAQIFADFAGYSLIAIGTALLFGYQLPTNFNFPYISSNFSEFWRRWHISLSTWLRDYLYIPLGGNRKGNLRTYINLFLVMALGGLWHGAEWRYMVWGIGHGLLLLVERFLEQNLPFSLPKNRIVLFLKGTFVFLSVSLLWLLFRLPNFEKAMDYLGLIGSNLTLATDWELCSFLLFFSIPVFLYHAYGWYKERFTQASNEWVSVVGYSFLLFLIVLNRGPSASFIYFQF encoded by the coding sequence TTGGCCATTGTAGTTGGGGCCAGTTTTTATTTTTATGCGTATTCCGATCCTTGGCTCCTAACCCTTCTCCTTTTTTCTATTTTCTGGAACGCAAGCATCGTATACCTGATCCAACTCCCAGACTTCGAGAGCAAGAAAGCCGTATTGGGCCTCGGAGTGGTACTGAACTTAAGCGTATTATTCTTTTTTAAATATAGCGGACTATTCGCAAAGACCTTCCTGGCAAGTTCTCAAGGTTCAGATCTTCATTGGATCTTCCTCATTCCCTTGCCGATAGGCATCTCTTTCTATACATTCCATGGGATCAGCATGGTTGTGGACTTTTACAGAATGGGACCGGAAATCCTAAAGGAAAGAATTACCTATCCCAATCTTCTTTTGAAGTCCTCTCTTTATATCAATTTCTTTCCTCAATTAGTGGCAGGCCCTATCGTAAAGGCGAAAGAGTTTTTCCCTCAGATTCAGGCCAAGAATTTCAAGGATATTCCCTGGATATCCGCGACAAAGATCCTGATCTTAGGTTATTTCTTAAAGACGGTCATCGCCGACAATTTGAATGATCTGACTTTCGTGATCGATTTTCCGTATAATTCGCATCATTCTTCTTTTGCGTTGATACTGTTGATCTTTGGATATTCCGCGCAGATCTTTGCCGACTTCGCAGGATATTCGCTCATTGCGATCGGAACTGCATTACTCTTCGGATACCAACTGCCGACCAATTTCAATTTTCCTTATATATCATCGAATTTTTCGGAGTTCTGGAGACGTTGGCATATCTCTCTTTCTACCTGGCTCCGAGATTATCTTTATATTCCACTGGGAGGGAATCGAAAGGGAAATCTAAGAACATACATCAATCTATTCTTAGTCATGGCATTGGGCGGACTCTGGCATGGAGCAGAATGGAGATATATGGTGTGGGGAATAGGACATGGCCTATTGCTCTTAGTCGAAAGATTCTTGGAACAGAACCTGCCCTTCTCTCTTCCTAAGAATAGGATCGTCTTATTCTTAAAAGGGACCTTCGTGTTCCTTAGCGTTTCTCTTCTTTGGTTATTATTTAGGCTTCCTAATTTCGAAAAGGCCATGGATTATTTAGGATTGATCGGATCCAATCTGACCTTAGCAACGGATTGGGAACTCTGCTCCTTTTTACTCTTTTTCTCCATTCCGGTATTCTTATATCATGCGTACGGATGGTACAAGGAAAGATTTACGCAAGCCTCTAACGAATGGGTTTCGGTAGTCGGATACTCCTTTCTTCTTTTCCTGATCGTATTGAACCGAGGGCCTTCCGCTTCCTTCATCTATTTCCAATTTTGA
- a CDS encoding phosphate ABC transporter substrate-binding protein: MKKMGLRLFVLLSFALSSISISGEEKKTLTVKGSDTMVILVQKWTETFPDKSLQFQVTGGGSGTGIAALINGTTDICASSRPLKPQEIQQLKEKYNSNGVEIKVAIDGLSVYVNKKNPLTKLTIEEIRKIFTGKVTNWKELGGEDHKIVLYSRENNSGTYEYFKDHVLEKQDFDASVQHMVGTAALVNAISKDKWGIGYGGAAYASGVKDLAVAVNANEKAELPTETNILTNKYPISRYLYFYLREVPKDQTKKFVDWVIGKDGQKVVKDVGYFPLKKK; the protein is encoded by the coding sequence ATGAAAAAAATGGGTTTAAGACTTTTCGTCTTACTTAGCTTCGCTCTTTCTTCAATTTCCATATCCGGGGAAGAGAAAAAGACACTTACTGTCAAAGGATCCGATACAATGGTGATCCTCGTTCAAAAATGGACAGAGACCTTTCCTGATAAATCCCTTCAATTCCAGGTTACTGGCGGAGGATCCGGCACCGGTATCGCAGCCCTGATCAACGGGACCACCGATATTTGCGCTTCTTCTCGCCCTTTGAAACCGCAAGAAATCCAGCAATTGAAAGAAAAATACAATTCCAACGGAGTAGAGATCAAAGTTGCGATCGACGGTCTCTCCGTATATGTGAATAAGAAAAATCCTCTGACTAAATTGACCATCGAGGAAATTCGCAAAATATTCACTGGAAAAGTCACCAACTGGAAGGAATTAGGCGGAGAAGATCACAAAATCGTTCTCTACAGCAGAGAGAACAACTCCGGTACTTATGAGTATTTCAAGGATCATGTTCTTGAAAAACAGGATTTTGACGCTTCCGTTCAACATATGGTCGGCACTGCGGCCCTAGTAAACGCGATCTCCAAAGACAAATGGGGAATCGGATACGGTGGAGCGGCTTACGCTTCCGGAGTGAAGGACTTGGCAGTTGCAGTAAATGCAAATGAGAAAGCCGAACTTCCTACAGAAACAAACATCTTGACGAATAAATATCCCATTTCCAGATATCTGTATTTCTATCTGAGAGAAGTTCCCAAAGACCAAACTAAAAAGTTTGTGGATTGGGTGATCGGGAAAGACGGACAAAAAGTAGTAAAAGACGTCGGATACTTCCCTCTTAAAAAGAAGTAA
- a CDS encoding MetQ/NlpA family ABC transporter substrate-binding protein, which produces MKTKAFALFFLLFSLLMNCGKKEVPKLPGDRKDLKIGICPGPYGDLLKKGVFPSLEKKGYKIEIVQFSDYIQPNLALAAGDIDANLFQHVPYLKKFTADKGLKLAAIVNVPTAPMSVFAGKTKDPKNLKEKGSIALPNDPTNLLRALKLFQELGFIKVNPDAIPTKASLNDILENKKQIQFLPLEAAQLPRSLESTDFSAINGNFAIASGLDLTKAVILETLAEEHKNIIVVREDEKDSVFAKDIVSAVQSKEFEEVINNDFKGFQKPEWFGKKK; this is translated from the coding sequence ATGAAAACAAAGGCATTCGCATTATTCTTTCTTCTATTCTCTCTACTGATGAATTGTGGAAAGAAAGAAGTTCCAAAGCTTCCCGGAGATCGTAAGGATCTGAAGATCGGGATCTGCCCCGGACCATATGGGGATCTCCTTAAGAAAGGAGTCTTTCCAAGTCTGGAGAAGAAAGGATACAAGATCGAGATTGTGCAGTTCAGCGACTATATCCAGCCGAACCTTGCTTTGGCAGCTGGAGACATAGATGCGAACCTATTCCAACATGTTCCTTACTTGAAAAAATTCACTGCCGATAAAGGGTTAAAGTTAGCCGCCATTGTAAACGTTCCGACTGCTCCTATGTCTGTCTTTGCAGGAAAGACAAAGGATCCGAAGAATTTAAAAGAAAAAGGCTCGATTGCTCTTCCAAACGATCCGACCAATTTGCTAAGAGCATTAAAGCTTTTTCAAGAATTAGGTTTTATTAAAGTAAATCCGGACGCCATCCCAACCAAGGCTTCCCTGAACGATATTCTGGAGAATAAGAAGCAAATCCAATTCTTACCGTTAGAAGCGGCCCAACTTCCTAGATCTTTGGAAAGTACGGATTTCTCGGCAATCAACGGAAACTTTGCGATCGCTTCCGGACTGGATCTAACAAAGGCAGTCATTCTCGAAACTTTGGCAGAAGAACATAAGAATATCATCGTAGTTCGCGAAGATGAGAAGGACAGCGTGTTTGCAAAGGATATCGTTTCCGCAGTCCAATCCAAAGAATTCGAAGAAGTGATCAATAATGATTTCAAAGGATTCCAAAAACCAGAATGGTTTGGAAAGAAGAAGTAA
- a CDS encoding OprO/OprP family phosphate-selective porin: MVTLKMNIKKNEKWGVLGLLLSILIPAGLLVFSQAAFAQEGSMAQVQEAPKPAPEKPKVEEYTIYEDQDGQLFTKPGPGRFKSKVDKAINKNDPKYNPYPNHLTNRPEDLQKEKLTITGRMQFRGISAQTGSNYNNGKDDFNSVDWNFRRLRLGVQYQGNSWWGLLINLRGENMLNAPYITQSKNTAGDVTNVSLKEARGYLQEAFTFVNLPVLGARVSFGQIPTQFQREYLMSSANFIALERSYMTNAIPQFDLGVNLRLSPLKDVFEGKFEKHLTVDLMASNGHGAGGDYGTGRRQDLTVAGRPNQPVLISPLYFARVQWNVFGGLVKENGANVGWQEGEEIFQSDAKLSLGAATMQTKNASFSSGPASSLAVDGAIPRGAPTQYLLTTQTTPDSSTSDCTVPSYQTSACQPRMGLRGYTYDGTFSWNGFYLSGAYTAFNGPASNNLTGWQATVGYNIKFAEKYYIMPVFRYDFLKGDFNRDGKIEDTDIKKYYWVGLNLFGDRHLLKAQIFYEIPILRLGVDPITRQPAVVNNQTFYFQLQATFWTGTVSPEHLNTRLE; the protein is encoded by the coding sequence ATGGTAACTCTGAAAATGAATATAAAAAAGAACGAGAAGTGGGGGGTCTTAGGGCTTCTTCTCTCCATACTTATTCCTGCCGGCTTGCTTGTGTTTTCCCAAGCCGCATTTGCTCAGGAAGGGAGCATGGCTCAGGTCCAAGAGGCACCGAAACCGGCTCCAGAAAAACCGAAGGTGGAGGAATATACCATCTATGAAGACCAGGACGGGCAGCTATTCACAAAGCCCGGTCCAGGAAGATTCAAAAGCAAGGTAGATAAGGCGATCAATAAGAACGATCCGAAATACAATCCATATCCGAACCACTTAACGAACCGTCCTGAGGATCTCCAAAAGGAAAAGCTTACCATCACCGGTAGGATGCAATTCCGCGGGATCTCGGCCCAAACCGGTTCCAACTACAATAACGGTAAAGACGACTTCAATTCCGTAGACTGGAACTTCCGTCGTTTGCGTTTAGGCGTTCAGTACCAAGGAAATTCCTGGTGGGGACTTTTGATCAATCTAAGGGGAGAGAATATGCTCAACGCTCCTTATATTACCCAGTCCAAGAATACGGCAGGCGACGTTACAAACGTATCTCTCAAAGAAGCCAGAGGTTATCTCCAAGAAGCTTTTACGTTCGTAAACCTTCCGGTCTTGGGAGCGAGAGTAAGTTTCGGACAGATCCCTACTCAATTTCAAAGAGAATATCTCATGTCTTCCGCAAACTTTATCGCATTAGAACGTTCTTATATGACGAACGCAATCCCTCAGTTCGACCTCGGGGTAAACTTAAGACTTTCTCCTTTAAAGGATGTATTCGAAGGTAAATTCGAAAAGCATCTTACAGTGGACCTTATGGCGAGCAACGGCCATGGTGCCGGTGGTGACTACGGAACAGGAAGAAGGCAGGATCTTACCGTAGCAGGTAGACCGAACCAACCCGTATTGATCTCTCCATTATACTTTGCAAGAGTTCAGTGGAACGTTTTCGGCGGTCTTGTGAAAGAGAACGGAGCGAACGTTGGCTGGCAAGAAGGAGAAGAGATCTTCCAAAGCGACGCAAAACTCTCTCTAGGAGCGGCTACAATGCAGACTAAGAATGCAAGCTTTAGCTCCGGCCCTGCTTCCTCCTTAGCGGTAGACGGTGCGATCCCGAGAGGAGCCCCTACTCAATATCTATTGACTACCCAGACCACTCCGGATAGCAGCACCTCCGATTGCACTGTCCCAAGCTACCAAACCAGCGCTTGCCAACCTAGAATGGGGCTGAGAGGATATACTTACGACGGTACTTTTAGCTGGAACGGTTTTTACTTGAGCGGCGCATACACTGCGTTTAACGGACCCGCTTCTAATAATCTTACTGGCTGGCAAGCCACTGTAGGGTATAATATAAAATTCGCAGAGAAATATTATATCATGCCGGTCTTCCGTTATGACTTCCTGAAGGGAGACTTCAACAGAGATGGTAAGATAGAAGATACGGATATTAAGAAATACTATTGGGTAGGTCTGAACCTATTCGGAGACAGACACCTTCTCAAGGCACAGATCTTTTACGAGATCCCGATCCTGAGACTAGGTGTGGATCCGATCACCAGACAGCCTGCGGTTGTAAATAACCAGACGTTTTACTTCCAGCTACAGGCCACCTTCTGGACAGGAACGGTCAGCCCAGAACATTTAAATACGAGATTAGAATAA
- the pstC gene encoding phosphate ABC transporter permease subunit PstC, translating into MSNIDPLLRYLLHPSGRKIDTIAETSIKVIAATSILTIVLIFFFVFKEASSLFFPGESHSTAKTENISGSSPAEYNPDGNAPTEYNPDGNAPVATSPSGDAPTEYNPDGDSLALGPAKTETSPQPEPEKLSLFENLFSKVWQPVSSVPKFGILPLIIGTAKTTVIAILIGAPLAVLAALNITFFVPRKVREIVKPAIEMLANFPSVVIGFFCLMDVATVVKATFDLDFRLNALTGGIGLALAVTPIIFTVAEDALSTVPQSYRQASLALGATEWQTAYRVMLPAALPGVFAAVLLGVGRAFGETMIALMATGNAPMMSFGIFDPSRTFAATIGAEMGEVIWGSEHYNILFFLGVLLFLFTFTLNAITELYVKKKLMKKFQGS; encoded by the coding sequence ATGAGCAATATTGATCCTCTGTTAAGGTATCTCTTACATCCGAGCGGACGAAAAATCGATACAATCGCCGAAACTTCAATTAAAGTTATAGCGGCAACTTCCATCCTCACCATCGTTCTTATTTTCTTTTTCGTTTTTAAAGAAGCTTCTTCCTTATTTTTTCCCGGCGAATCGCATTCGACTGCAAAGACCGAAAATATTAGCGGCTCTTCTCCTGCAGAATACAATCCGGATGGAAACGCTCCTACGGAATATAACCCGGATGGGAATGCGCCAGTGGCAACCAGTCCGAGTGGGGATGCTCCCACAGAATACAATCCGGACGGGGACAGCCTAGCCTTAGGCCCCGCTAAAACGGAAACTTCTCCACAGCCGGAACCGGAAAAACTCTCTCTATTTGAAAATCTGTTTAGCAAGGTTTGGCAGCCTGTTTCTTCCGTTCCTAAATTCGGGATCCTCCCTTTGATCATCGGAACAGCAAAGACCACCGTTATCGCAATTTTGATCGGAGCTCCTCTAGCAGTCTTGGCTGCCTTGAATATTACCTTCTTCGTTCCAAGAAAAGTAAGGGAGATCGTTAAACCTGCCATTGAAATGCTCGCAAACTTCCCTTCCGTAGTGATCGGATTCTTCTGCTTGATGGATGTGGCCACAGTAGTAAAAGCGACCTTCGATCTGGATTTCCGATTGAACGCTTTGACAGGCGGGATCGGACTCGCACTCGCAGTAACTCCTATCATCTTTACAGTGGCAGAAGACGCACTCAGCACTGTTCCTCAGTCTTACAGACAGGCTTCTCTCGCGTTAGGAGCGACCGAATGGCAGACTGCATACAGAGTAATGCTTCCTGCTGCCTTACCGGGAGTGTTCGCAGCAGTTCTACTGGGAGTAGGTAGAGCCTTCGGAGAGACTATGATCGCTCTTATGGCTACAGGGAATGCACCCATGATGTCTTTCGGGATCTTCGATCCGAGCAGGACATTTGCAGCCACGATCGGAGCAGAGATGGGCGAAGTCATTTGGGGATCGGAACATTATAATATTCTGTTTTTCTTAGGCGTGCTTTTATTTCTTTTCACTTTTACTTTGAATGCGATCACAGAGCTTTATGTAAAGAAAAAGCTGATGAAGAAGTTTCAAGGCTCTTAA
- a CDS encoding LA_3150 family lipoprotein, whose protein sequence is MKTLLKFVPAALGLFMIACASQKTEDGILSTLFASPDDGNRSIVVVQLAENNVDYTGDCYDTFTIGGSSNTTLSPTNYYNVVMFGHSLDTERRKSALSKSTCSALGFLGSGVPTNGSTVNFKMYTCDPNLGQGGGACGTKILSAVGF, encoded by the coding sequence ATGAAAACTTTACTCAAATTCGTTCCCGCTGCTTTAGGACTGTTTATGATAGCCTGCGCTTCTCAAAAAACGGAAGACGGGATCTTATCTACCTTATTTGCTTCCCCAGACGACGGAAATAGATCCATCGTCGTGGTACAGCTTGCAGAAAATAATGTGGATTATACAGGAGATTGCTACGACACATTCACGATAGGTGGGAGTTCCAACACAACCCTGTCTCCCACGAACTATTATAATGTGGTAATGTTCGGACACTCTTTAGATACGGAAAGACGCAAGTCTGCACTTTCCAAGTCTACTTGTAGTGCCCTAGGTTTCCTTGGTTCGGGAGTTCCCACCAACGGGAGCACGGTGAATTTTAAAATGTACACATGTGATCCAAACCTAGGCCAAGGAGGTGGGGCCTGCGGTACTAAGATTCTTAGCGCAGTCGGTTTCTAA
- a CDS encoding adenylate/guanylate cyclase domain-containing protein, whose product MKQKLVQLVYFIFGDPKKNSLEHRLFNTISLVNGVLNILGSIFEEEAEYSHRVIFLNVVSGLILLVMYYFSRVKSIYYSLFWPLNLTILFYLSSLWFLHGGSNGGNHYYFIPALVIATILLKNHNIILIYAIYGLVTAFLYTFEYFYPNFIVPQKDRHSEYMDLGGNYLFVQILVGLLIFILTRNLNIERKKSDNLLRNILPESIADELKMNDTVQPQRYDSVTVLFTDMAGFTQIAEKMTPEELVGELHYFFAEFDKIAKKYGLEKIKTIGDSYMAAGGLPTPNHTHALDAVYCGLEFQEFMRKHKQERLKAGLPTWELRLGIHSGSVVAGVIGTEKFAYDIWGDTVNIASRMESSGLPGEVNISKDTFHLVRENFICESRGLIKAKNKGEIEMFLVKGLRSSDWEEGKVPALS is encoded by the coding sequence ATGAAACAAAAGCTTGTTCAACTTGTTTATTTTATATTTGGGGATCCCAAAAAGAACTCATTAGAGCATAGACTATTTAATACCATCTCTCTCGTGAACGGGGTCCTGAATATCCTAGGCTCCATCTTTGAAGAAGAAGCCGAATATTCGCACCGGGTCATTTTTCTCAATGTCGTGTCCGGCCTTATCCTTCTGGTCATGTATTACTTCTCCAGGGTAAAGAGCATTTATTATTCCCTATTCTGGCCCTTAAACCTTACGATCCTATTCTATCTTTCTTCTCTTTGGTTCTTACATGGAGGCTCTAACGGCGGAAATCACTACTATTTCATTCCCGCTTTGGTGATCGCCACTATATTATTAAAAAATCATAATATTATTCTGATCTATGCGATCTATGGACTCGTCACTGCCTTTCTTTATACTTTCGAATATTTCTACCCGAATTTCATTGTTCCGCAGAAGGACAGGCATTCCGAATACATGGACCTGGGCGGAAATTATCTATTCGTGCAGATCCTTGTAGGACTATTGATCTTCATCCTAACCAGGAACTTGAACATCGAGAGAAAAAAGTCGGACAACCTACTTCGGAATATCCTTCCTGAATCCATAGCGGACGAATTGAAAATGAACGATACCGTTCAACCTCAGAGATATGATAGCGTCACCGTTTTGTTTACCGACATGGCTGGCTTCACTCAGATTGCGGAGAAGATGACTCCGGAAGAATTGGTGGGAGAACTCCATTACTTCTTTGCCGAGTTCGATAAGATCGCAAAGAAATACGGATTGGAGAAAATTAAAACGATCGGGGATTCGTATATGGCCGCAGGAGGGCTCCCTACTCCGAACCATACGCATGCGTTGGATGCAGTATATTGCGGGCTGGAATTCCAAGAATTCATGCGTAAACATAAACAGGAGAGATTGAAAGCAGGACTTCCTACTTGGGAACTTAGGCTCGGGATCCATTCAGGTAGCGTGGTCGCAGGAGTGATCGGAACCGAGAAATTTGCCTACGATATCTGGGGAGATACGGTAAATATAGCCAGTCGAATGGAAAGCTCGGGACTTCCCGGAGAAGTAAATATCTCCAAAGATACATTTCACTTAGTGCGGGAAAACTTTATCTGCGAATCTAGAGGATTGATAAAAGCTAAGAATAAAGGAGAGATCGAAATGTTCTTAGTCAAAGGACTTAGATCCTCCGATTGGGAAGAAGGAAAAGTCCCGGCCCTATCCTAA
- the pstB gene encoding phosphate ABC transporter ATP-binding protein PstB: protein MKDTKVKIKSRHFNFFYGENQALHDISLEIHAKKVTAFIGPSGCGKSTFLRSINRMNDVIDGSKVNGKLEIDGINVYDPLMNVVELRKRVGMVFQKSFPFPKSIYENIAFGLKLNGNVAKDEMDHIVEESLRKAALWKEVKERLNDSALGLSGGQQQRLCIARAIAMNPEVILMDEPCSALDPISTKKVEEFITEFKDSYTIVIVTHNMQQATRVSDYTGFFYMGRLVEFDTTKKIFHDPSKKETEDYISGKFG from the coding sequence GTGAAAGATACAAAAGTAAAAATCAAATCCCGCCATTTCAATTTCTTTTACGGAGAGAATCAGGCATTGCATGATATTTCTCTGGAGATACATGCTAAGAAGGTGACTGCATTCATAGGCCCATCCGGTTGCGGCAAGTCCACTTTTTTGCGCTCCATCAATCGAATGAACGATGTGATCGACGGGTCCAAAGTAAACGGCAAGCTCGAGATAGACGGGATCAATGTTTACGATCCTTTAATGAACGTAGTAGAACTCCGTAAGAGAGTGGGAATGGTATTCCAGAAATCCTTCCCATTCCCTAAATCCATATACGAGAACATTGCATTCGGATTAAAGCTGAACGGCAATGTGGCCAAAGACGAGATGGACCATATCGTAGAGGAAAGCTTAAGAAAGGCAGCCCTCTGGAAAGAAGTGAAAGAAAGATTGAACGATAGCGCCCTCGGACTTTCCGGAGGACAGCAGCAAAGACTTTGCATCGCTAGGGCGATCGCAATGAATCCCGAAGTGATCCTAATGGATGAACCTTGCTCCGCGCTCGACCCGATCTCCACGAAGAAGGTAGAAGAGTTTATCACTGAATTCAAGGATTCTTATACGATCGTGATCGTGACCCACAATATGCAGCAGGCGACTCGGGTCAGCGATTATACCGGCTTCTTCTATATGGGACGTCTTGTGGAATTTGATACTACGAAGAAGATCTTCCATGACCCTTCCAAGAAAGAAACGGAAGATTATATCTCTGGTAAGTTCGGTTAA